The following are encoded in a window of Candidatus Woesearchaeota archaeon genomic DNA:
- a CDS encoding 50S ribosomal protein L35ae has product MQGTIMSFKRSRRVTHNNQMIIHVEGFNSKEDAKKLVGKKAVWKSPAGKEITGEIRAPHGNSGAIRILFETGMPGQSLSQKVEIN; this is encoded by the coding sequence ATGCAAGGAACAATAATGAGCTTCAAAAGGAGCAGGCGAGTGACCCATAACAATCAGATGATAATCCATGTTGAAGGATTCAACTCAAAGGAAGATGCGAAGAAGCTTGTCGGAAAGAAGGCTGTCTGGAAGAGCCCCGCAGGAAAAGAGATAACCGGGGAAATAAGGGCTCCTCACGGAAACAGCGGTGCGATAAGGATACTTTTTGAAACAGGGATGCCCGGGCAGTCATTGTCCCAGAAAGTTGAAATAAATTAA